The Hydrogenophaga crocea genome contains a region encoding:
- a CDS encoding phosphoribosylaminoimidazolesuccinocarboxamide synthase, translating to MTSALHTSNLTSLPLLARGKVRDNYAVGDDRILMVASDRISAFDVIMGEPIPGKGELLTRLSLYWFDRLGPKGLGICPIHLTGEDPESVVTPEERAQVRGRSMLVQRLKPIPVEAVVRGYLAGSGWKEYQESRSVCGVKLPEGLQNASKLPEPIYTPAAKAAVGEHDENITYERTVEMVGADIAAQVRDTAIALYKAAAAIALEKGIIIADTKFEFGLDAAGRVVLMDEVLTPDSSRYWPAEQYLVGSNPPSYDKQFLRDWLEQAKVSGKPWDKTPPAPRLPREVIEKTAEKYREALTRLLG from the coding sequence ATGACCTCTGCCCTGCACACGTCCAATCTCACGTCGCTGCCGCTGCTCGCGCGCGGCAAGGTGCGCGACAACTACGCCGTGGGCGACGACCGCATCCTCATGGTGGCCAGCGACCGCATCAGCGCCTTCGACGTGATCATGGGCGAGCCCATCCCGGGCAAGGGCGAGTTGCTCACGCGGCTGTCGCTGTACTGGTTCGACCGCCTGGGCCCCAAGGGCCTGGGCATCTGCCCCATCCACCTCACGGGCGAAGACCCCGAGAGCGTGGTCACGCCCGAGGAGCGCGCGCAGGTGCGCGGCCGCTCCATGCTCGTGCAGCGGCTCAAGCCGATTCCGGTCGAGGCCGTGGTGCGCGGCTACCTCGCGGGCAGCGGCTGGAAGGAATACCAGGAGAGCCGTTCGGTGTGCGGCGTGAAGCTGCCCGAGGGGCTGCAGAACGCCTCCAAGCTGCCCGAGCCCATCTACACGCCGGCCGCCAAGGCCGCGGTGGGCGAGCACGACGAGAACATCACCTACGAGCGCACCGTGGAAATGGTGGGCGCCGACATCGCGGCCCAGGTGCGCGACACCGCGATCGCGCTCTACAAGGCCGCGGCCGCGATCGCGCTCGAGAAGGGCATCATCATCGCCGACACCAAGTTCGAGTTCGGCCTCGATGCCGCGGGCCGCGTGGTGCTGATGGACGAGGTGCTCACGCCCGACAGTTCGCGCTACTGGCCCGCCGAGCAGTACTTGGTGGGCAGCAACCCGCCGAGCTACGACAAGCAGTTCCTGCGCGACTGGCTCGAACAGGCCAAGGTGAGCGGCAAGCCCTGGGACAAGACCCCGCCCGCGCCGCGACTGCCGCGCGAGGTGATCGAGAAGACCGCCGAGAAGTACCGCGAGGCGCTCACGCGCCTCTTGGGGTGA
- the trxA gene encoding thioredoxin has translation MIDVTIANFEAEVIEASMQTPVLVDFWAPWCGPCKVIGPILEKLETEYAGRFKLVKIDSDQEQQLAQAFGIRSIPTCVLLKNGQPVDGFMGALPEGQIKAFLDKHVPSAGEVEAEADEAAAHEALADGDMEGAIERLRQAVQAAPDNDDARFDLVKLLLELGEDDEAKVAFAPVIAKAGAVRRLDSLKRWMDARDAQANVADPEARMAELDAAIAANKRNFDARFARAQLLMAYNQWTAAMDELLEILMRDKAWSEDLARKTYIAILDVIEPPKPKVAEGQVPPEDPVVATYRRRLSSVVLS, from the coding sequence ATGATCGACGTCACCATCGCCAACTTCGAAGCCGAGGTCATCGAAGCCTCCATGCAGACCCCTGTGCTGGTGGATTTCTGGGCCCCCTGGTGCGGGCCCTGCAAGGTCATCGGCCCCATCCTCGAGAAGCTCGAGACCGAGTACGCGGGCCGCTTCAAGCTGGTCAAGATCGACTCCGACCAGGAGCAGCAGCTGGCCCAGGCCTTCGGCATCCGCAGCATCCCCACCTGCGTGCTGCTCAAGAACGGCCAGCCGGTCGACGGCTTCATGGGCGCGCTGCCCGAGGGCCAGATCAAGGCCTTCCTCGACAAGCACGTGCCCAGCGCGGGCGAGGTCGAGGCCGAGGCCGACGAAGCGGCCGCGCACGAGGCCCTGGCCGATGGCGACATGGAAGGCGCGATCGAGCGGCTGCGCCAGGCGGTGCAGGCCGCGCCCGATAACGACGACGCGCGCTTCGACCTCGTGAAGCTGCTGCTCGAACTCGGCGAGGACGACGAGGCCAAGGTGGCTTTTGCGCCCGTGATCGCCAAGGCCGGCGCGGTGCGCCGGCTCGACTCGCTCAAGCGCTGGATGGACGCGCGCGACGCCCAGGCGAACGTGGCCGATCCCGAGGCGCGCATGGCCGAGCTCGACGCCGCGATCGCGGCCAACAAGCGCAACTTCGACGCGCGCTTCGCGCGCGCGCAGCTGCTCATGGCCTACAACCAGTGGACGGCCGCGATGGACGAGCTGCTGGAGATCCTGATGCGCGACAAGGCCTGGAGCGAGGACCTCGCGCGCAAGACCTACATCGCGATCCTCGACGTGATCGAGCCGCCCAAGCCCAAGGTGGCCGAAGGCCAGGTGCCGCCCGAAGACCCGGTGGTGGCGACCTACCGCCGCCGGCTCTCGTCGGTGGTGCTCAGCTGA
- a CDS encoding long-chain fatty acid--CoA ligase: protein MTPAAAPHWPPELPHHLALPPTHVFHNLEASAARHPDKPFIVFYGSVLTYGQALREAERLAGHLQQRCGVRAGDRVLLCLQNSPQWALAFYAILRANAVVVPVNPMNRVEELRHCIADSGARVAFVAQDLLPQLQPLLAPAGEAGLQRALVATYSDHLHTPTDLRVPDFVLAPRAPLDDPRCTAWADALADAPAPGPVTTGPDDLCALPYTSGTTGLPKGCMHTHRSVMATLVGGVRWFGTTADAVCLSVLPFFHVTGLAGSLNGPLYAGATLVVLARWDREVAALCMQRHRVTMWQAISTMVIDFLAQPGLDRFDLSSLTCVRGGGAAMPEALAARLKALTGRDYIEGYGMTETMAATHINPLHRPKRQCLGLPVFDVDARVIDPETLAERPTGETGEIVVHGPQLMQGYWNHPQATREAFIDIGGKRFLRTGDLGHVDAEGYFFMTDRLKRMINASGYKVWPAEVEALLYHHPAIQEACVIGARDARRGETVKALVVLRPEHRGRLAEKDLIDWAHGHMAAYKSPRIVEFVDALPRSGSGKVMWRELQAQQAARDATAP, encoded by the coding sequence ATGACGCCCGCCGCCGCCCCGCACTGGCCCCCCGAGCTGCCGCACCACCTGGCGCTGCCGCCCACGCACGTCTTTCACAACCTCGAGGCCTCGGCCGCGCGGCACCCGGACAAGCCCTTCATCGTTTTCTACGGCTCGGTGCTCACCTACGGCCAGGCGCTGCGCGAGGCCGAGCGCCTGGCCGGCCACCTGCAGCAGCGCTGCGGCGTGCGCGCCGGCGACCGCGTGCTGCTGTGCCTGCAGAACAGCCCGCAGTGGGCGCTGGCCTTCTACGCCATCCTGCGCGCCAACGCGGTGGTGGTGCCGGTGAACCCCATGAACCGCGTCGAAGAGCTGCGCCACTGCATCGCCGACAGCGGCGCGCGCGTGGCCTTCGTGGCGCAAGACCTGCTGCCCCAGCTGCAGCCGCTGCTCGCGCCCGCGGGCGAGGCCGGCCTGCAGCGCGCCCTCGTCGCCACCTACAGCGACCACCTGCACACGCCCACCGACCTGCGCGTGCCCGACTTCGTGCTGGCGCCGCGCGCGCCGCTCGACGACCCGCGCTGCACCGCCTGGGCCGACGCGCTCGCCGACGCGCCCGCGCCCGGCCCCGTCACCACCGGCCCCGACGACCTCTGCGCCCTGCCCTACACCTCGGGCACCACCGGCCTGCCCAAGGGCTGCATGCACACGCACCGCAGCGTGATGGCCACGCTGGTGGGCGGCGTGCGCTGGTTCGGCACCACGGCCGACGCGGTCTGCCTCTCGGTGCTGCCCTTCTTCCACGTCACCGGCCTGGCGGGCAGCCTCAATGGGCCGCTGTACGCGGGCGCCACGCTGGTGGTGCTTGCACGCTGGGACCGCGAGGTGGCTGCGCTGTGCATGCAGCGCCACCGCGTCACCATGTGGCAGGCCATCTCCACCATGGTGATCGACTTCCTGGCCCAGCCCGGCCTCGACCGCTTCGACCTCTCGAGCCTGACCTGCGTGCGCGGTGGCGGCGCAGCCATGCCCGAGGCGCTGGCTGCGCGGCTCAAGGCCCTCACGGGCCGCGATTACATCGAGGGCTACGGCATGACCGAGACCATGGCCGCGACCCACATCAACCCGCTGCACCGGCCCAAGCGCCAGTGCCTGGGCCTGCCGGTGTTCGACGTGGACGCGCGCGTGATCGACCCCGAGACCCTGGCCGAGCGGCCCACGGGCGAAACCGGCGAGATCGTGGTGCACGGCCCGCAACTCATGCAGGGCTACTGGAACCACCCGCAGGCCACGCGGGAGGCCTTCATCGACATCGGCGGCAAGCGCTTCCTGCGCACCGGCGACCTCGGCCACGTCGACGCCGAGGGCTACTTCTTCATGACCGACCGGCTCAAGCGCATGATCAACGCGAGCGGCTACAAGGTCTGGCCCGCCGAGGTGGAGGCCCTGCTCTATCACCACCCCGCGATCCAGGAGGCCTGCGTGATCGGCGCGCGCGACGCGCGCCGCGGCGAGACCGTGAAAGCGCTGGTGGTGCTGCGGCCCGAGCACCGCGGCCGGCTCGCCGAGAAGGACCTGATCGACTGGGCGCACGGCCACATGGCGGCCTACAAGAGCCCGCGCATCGTCGAATTCGTGGACGCGCTGCCCCGCTCGGGCAGCGGCAAGGTGATGTGGCGCGAACTGCAGGCGCAGCAGGCCGCGCGCGATGCCACCGCCCCCTGA
- a CDS encoding L-threonylcarbamoyladenylate synthase — MPLLLGQDPAAIEQAAQRLAHGGLVGLPTETVYGLAADAENASAVRGIFAAKGRPADHPLIVHVGPDAPRTAIDAFAREVPAFAERLIAAFWPGPLTLILPRRADVAAVAAGGQDSVGLRCPAHPVAQAVLSAAAAHGVRGLAAPSANRFGRVSPTTAAHVAEEFADLGESELLILDGGACPVGIESTIIDCTRGHPVLLRPGVLTAAQLEAAAGEPLRARDGAAPRASGTLESHYAPRAKVRLMDARQLRAAFEVLGQDTKHIALYTRSAIDAARGTPHRRMPDNAVAAAQELFAVLRELDATGVRLIWVETPPDGPEWDGVRDRLGRAAA; from the coding sequence ATGCCCCTGTTGCTTGGCCAGGACCCGGCCGCCATCGAGCAGGCGGCGCAGCGGCTGGCGCACGGCGGGCTGGTGGGCCTGCCCACCGAAACCGTCTACGGCCTCGCGGCCGACGCCGAGAACGCCAGCGCGGTGCGCGGCATCTTCGCGGCCAAGGGCCGGCCGGCCGATCACCCGCTGATCGTGCACGTGGGCCCCGACGCCCCGCGCACCGCGATCGACGCCTTCGCGCGCGAGGTGCCGGCCTTCGCCGAGCGCCTGATCGCGGCTTTCTGGCCCGGCCCGCTCACGCTGATCCTGCCGCGCCGCGCCGATGTGGCCGCCGTGGCCGCGGGCGGCCAGGATTCGGTGGGCCTGCGCTGCCCTGCGCACCCGGTGGCGCAGGCCGTGCTGAGCGCCGCGGCGGCCCACGGCGTGCGCGGCCTGGCCGCGCCCAGCGCCAACCGCTTCGGCCGTGTGAGCCCCACCACGGCCGCGCACGTGGCCGAGGAATTCGCCGACCTCGGCGAAAGCGAGCTGCTGATCCTCGACGGCGGCGCCTGCCCCGTGGGCATCGAATCGACCATCATCGACTGCACGCGCGGCCACCCGGTGCTGCTGCGCCCCGGCGTGCTCACGGCGGCGCAACTCGAAGCCGCCGCCGGCGAGCCCCTGCGCGCGCGCGACGGCGCCGCGCCGCGCGCCTCGGGCACGCTGGAATCGCACTACGCGCCGCGCGCCAAGGTGCGCCTGATGGACGCCAGGCAACTGCGCGCGGCCTTCGAGGTGCTGGGCCAGGACACGAAGCACATCGCGCTCTACACCCGCAGCGCGATCGACGCCGCCCGCGGCACGCCCCACCGCCGCATGCCCGACAACGCGGTGGCCGCGGCGCAAGAGCTGTTCGCGGTGCTGCGCGAACTCGACGCCACGGGCGTGCGCCTGATCTGGGTGGAAACGCCGCCGGATGGGCCGGAGTGGGACGGGGTGCGGGACCGGTTGGGGCGGGCGGCGGCTTGA
- a CDS encoding tripartite tricarboxylate transporter substrate binding protein, with protein MTPTDPSTAPTIGRRRLLLAGLAAGTAAPWIGAQAQSYPSRPITLIVPWPAGGSTDRHLRTLAEIASKHLGQSIVIENRPGAGGTLGPATMAQTARPDGYTIAQFPLGLLRMPHMQKTAWDPLNDFTYIIGVSGYTFGLTVKADSPYKTFKDYIEAARKQPGQINYGSTGTGSSPHLLMEELAGNAKVQLTHIPFKGNADLQAALLGGHIMAQSDASGWDKYVDGGQMRLLVTFGEQRTQRWPEVPTAQELGYGVVSTSPYGLAGPKGMDPAVVKTLHDAFKKAMDDPKHMEVLGQLNQAVWYRNGEDYRKWAGETFAKDKALIERLGLAAK; from the coding sequence ATGACCCCCACCGACCCGTCCACCGCCCCCACCATCGGCCGCCGGCGCCTGCTGCTCGCCGGCCTCGCGGCCGGCACCGCCGCGCCCTGGATCGGCGCGCAGGCCCAGAGCTACCCGAGCCGGCCCATCACGCTCATCGTGCCCTGGCCCGCGGGCGGGTCCACCGACCGCCACCTGCGCACGCTGGCCGAGATCGCGAGCAAGCACCTGGGCCAGTCCATCGTGATCGAGAACCGCCCCGGCGCGGGCGGCACGCTGGGCCCGGCCACCATGGCGCAGACCGCCAGGCCCGACGGCTACACCATCGCCCAGTTCCCGCTCGGGCTGCTGCGCATGCCGCACATGCAGAAGACCGCCTGGGACCCGCTCAACGACTTCACCTACATCATCGGTGTCTCGGGCTACACCTTCGGCCTCACGGTGAAGGCCGACTCGCCCTACAAGACCTTCAAGGACTACATCGAGGCCGCGCGCAAGCAGCCGGGCCAGATCAACTACGGCTCGACCGGCACCGGCAGCAGCCCGCACCTGCTGATGGAAGAACTGGCCGGCAACGCCAAGGTGCAGCTCACGCACATCCCGTTCAAGGGCAACGCCGACCTGCAGGCCGCGCTGCTGGGCGGGCACATCATGGCCCAGAGCGACGCCAGCGGCTGGGACAAATACGTCGATGGCGGTCAGATGCGCCTGCTCGTGACCTTCGGCGAGCAGCGCACCCAGCGCTGGCCCGAGGTGCCCACGGCGCAGGAGCTCGGCTACGGCGTGGTGTCCACCTCGCCCTACGGCCTGGCCGGCCCCAAGGGCATGGACCCGGCCGTGGTGAAGACCCTGCACGACGCCTTCAAGAAGGCCATGGACGACCCCAAGCACATGGAGGTGCTGGGCCAGCTCAACCAGGCCGTGTGGTACCGCAACGGCGAGGACTACCGCAAGTGGGCCGGCGAAACCTTCGCCAAGGACAAGGCCCTGATCGAGCGGCTGGGGCTGGCGGCCAAGTGA
- the purE gene encoding 5-(carboxyamino)imidazole ribonucleotide mutase, translating into MNPIPVGVVMGSSSDWDTMQHAVQILSQFGVAHEARVVSAHRMPDDMFAYAEAAAGRGLQAIIAGAGGAAHLPGMLAAKTVVPVLGVPVASRHLQGVDSLHSIVQMPKGVPVATFAIGPAGAANAALFAVALLANHDPALRAKLEAFRAEQTEVARAMVVPPPAS; encoded by the coding sequence ATGAACCCCATCCCCGTGGGCGTGGTCATGGGTTCCAGCAGCGACTGGGACACCATGCAGCACGCCGTGCAGATCCTTTCCCAGTTCGGCGTGGCGCACGAAGCGCGCGTGGTCTCGGCACACCGCATGCCCGACGACATGTTCGCCTACGCCGAAGCGGCTGCAGGCCGCGGCCTGCAGGCCATCATCGCGGGCGCGGGCGGCGCCGCCCACCTGCCGGGCATGCTGGCCGCCAAGACCGTGGTGCCCGTGCTCGGCGTGCCCGTGGCCAGCCGGCACCTGCAGGGCGTGGATTCGCTGCACAGCATCGTGCAGATGCCCAAGGGCGTGCCCGTGGCCACCTTCGCCATCGGCCCCGCGGGCGCGGCCAACGCCGCGCTGTTCGCGGTGGCCCTGCTCGCCAACCACGACCCGGCGCTGCGCGCGAAGCTCGAGGCCTTCCGCGCCGAGCAGACCGAAGTGGCGCGCGCCATGGTCGTCCCGCCGCCGGCGTCATGA
- a CDS encoding 5-(carboxyamino)imidazole ribonucleotide synthase, protein MSAPAPLLPGALGADGRPITLGVMGGGQLGRMFVQAAQAMGYFTAVLDPDADSPAGLVSHHHVRAAYDDPAGLAELARLSHAITTEFENVPAPALATLAQQRPVAPAAACVAIAQDRLQEKTHFERSAAHSGVRPAPHAAIETPEQLAAVPAALLPGVLKTARMGYDGKGQVRVKDRAELAAAWDRLGRVACVLERLMPLRAECSVIVARGADGQCVVFPVQKNTHRDGILAITEVHEGAIDPALAQRAQAATQAIAQQIGYVGVLCVEYFIVDDGRGGLDLVVNEMAPRPHNSGHYTQNACDVSQFEAQVRALAGLPLRTPVQHSPAIMVNLLGDLWFAPNGVRAQASTEAVSPPWDELLALPGTHLHLYGKRSARVGRKMGHLNITGPSVAAVRDTAARALALLGLPALDA, encoded by the coding sequence ATGAGCGCTCCCGCCCCCCTGCTCCCGGGCGCGCTCGGCGCCGACGGCCGCCCCATCACGCTGGGCGTCATGGGCGGCGGCCAGCTCGGCCGCATGTTCGTTCAGGCCGCGCAGGCCATGGGCTACTTCACCGCCGTGCTCGACCCCGATGCCGACAGCCCCGCGGGCCTGGTGAGCCACCACCACGTGCGGGCCGCGTACGACGACCCGGCCGGCCTGGCCGAGCTCGCGCGCCTGAGCCACGCCATCACAACGGAATTCGAGAACGTGCCCGCGCCCGCGCTGGCCACGCTCGCGCAGCAGCGTCCGGTGGCGCCGGCCGCGGCCTGCGTGGCCATCGCGCAGGACCGACTGCAGGAGAAGACCCACTTCGAGCGCAGCGCCGCCCACAGCGGGGTGCGCCCCGCGCCGCACGCCGCCATCGAAACGCCCGAACAGCTCGCGGCCGTGCCGGCCGCGCTGCTGCCCGGCGTGCTCAAGACCGCGCGCATGGGCTACGACGGCAAAGGCCAGGTGCGCGTGAAAGACCGCGCCGAACTCGCCGCCGCCTGGGACCGCCTGGGCCGCGTGGCCTGCGTGCTCGAACGGCTCATGCCGCTGCGCGCCGAGTGCTCGGTGATCGTGGCGCGCGGCGCCGACGGCCAGTGCGTGGTCTTCCCGGTGCAGAAGAACACGCACCGCGACGGCATCCTCGCCATCACCGAGGTGCACGAAGGCGCGATCGACCCGGCCCTTGCGCAACGCGCGCAAGCCGCCACGCAGGCCATCGCGCAGCAGATCGGCTACGTGGGCGTGCTCTGTGTCGAGTACTTCATCGTCGACGACGGCCGGGGCGGCCTCGACCTCGTGGTCAACGAGATGGCGCCGCGCCCGCACAACAGCGGCCACTACACGCAGAACGCCTGCGACGTGTCGCAGTTCGAGGCCCAGGTGCGCGCGCTCGCGGGCCTGCCGCTGCGCACACCGGTGCAGCACAGCCCCGCGATCATGGTGAACCTGCTCGGCGACCTGTGGTTCGCACCGAACGGCGTGCGCGCCCAGGCCAGTACCGAGGCGGTGAGCCCGCCGTGGGACGAGCTGCTGGCCTTGCCGGGGACCCACCTGCACCTGTACGGCAAGCGCAGCGCGCGCGTGGGCCGCAAGATGGGGCACCTGAACATCACGGGCCCGAGCGTGGCCGCCGTGCGCGACACGGCGGCGCGCGCGCTCGCGCTGCTGGGCCTGCCTGCCCTGGACGCCTGA